In Ignavibacteriales bacterium, the following proteins share a genomic window:
- a CDS encoding thioredoxin family protein, whose protein sequence is MKQFIYLITAIIFISINFCKAQEQDTVSKVTHEVKFDPSRNPETDLKQTISVAQKTDKRILLDVGGEWCIWCHRLDKFFIDNKDVNDFLQKNFVVMKVNFSPENKNEKFLSKYPKVPGYPHLFVLEKDGKFLHSQDTGKLEAGKGHDHDKVFAFLKEWAPVKNDLKKDK, encoded by the coding sequence TTGAAACAATTTATATATCTAATTACAGCAATAATTTTTATAAGCATTAATTTCTGCAAAGCACAGGAACAAGACACTGTTAGTAAGGTAACACACGAAGTCAAATTCGATCCTTCCCGCAATCCAGAAACAGATTTGAAGCAAACAATTTCTGTTGCGCAAAAAACTGATAAAAGAATTCTCCTGGACGTTGGAGGCGAGTGGTGCATCTGGTGCCACAGATTAGATAAATTTTTTATAGATAATAAAGATGTGAACGATTTCCTTCAAAAGAATTTTGTGGTAATGAAAGTAAACTTTAGCCCGGAAAATAAAAACGAAAAATTTCTTTCCAAATATCCAAAAGTGCCTGGCTATCCGCATCTTTTTGTACTCGAGAAGGATGGCAAGTTTCTGCATTCGCAAGATACTGGAAAATTGGAAGCTGGAAAAGGACACGATCACGATAAGGTGTTTGCGTTCTTAAAGGAATGGGCACCGGTTAAGAATGATTTGAAAAAAGATAAATGA